In Prunus dulcis chromosome 1, ALMONDv2, whole genome shotgun sequence, the following are encoded in one genomic region:
- the LOC117636539 gene encoding 65-kDa microtubule-associated protein 6-like isoform X2, with protein MLLELERECLDVYRRKVDEAANAKARLHQSVAAKEAELATLMATLGELNIDSPIQREKRSNSLKEKLASVAPLVEDLRVKKEERMKQFSDIKAQIEKISGEISGYNHLNNAPVSSLTLDEQDLSVRKLTEYQAHLHTLQKEKSDRLHKVLECVNEVHSLCGVLGLDFGQTVSEVDPSLHRTSIEQSTNISNSTFEGLEQTIQKLKTERKARIQKLKDIVASLLELWNLMDSSREERSKFSRITLILGNSEPEITEPGFLSTDIIEQASAEVERLTELKASRMKELVMKRRSELEEMCRMAHIEPDTSTSAEKSNALIDSGLVDPSELLANIEAQIVKAKEEALSRKEIMDRIDRWLFACEEENWLEDYNQDENRYSAGRGAHINLKRAERARVTVNKIPAIVDNLINKTLAWEDEKKMLFLYDGARLVSILEDYKVSRQQKEEEKKRSRDQKKLQDLLLTEKEAMYGSRPSPRKSTSFRKPNGYRPNGNGSMTPTPRRNSVGSGTPELLTPRSYSGRQNGYFKEMRRLSTTPLNFVAVSKEDTMSYASVCGSVLGSPPHD; from the exons ATACAGAGGGAGAAGAGATCAAATTCATTGAAAGAGAAACTTGCATCTGTGGCACCACTTGTGGAAGATCTAAGAGTGAAGAAAGAGGAAAGAATGAAGCAATTTTCAGATATAAAGGCTCAAATTGAGAAGATCAGTGGGGAGATATCCGGATACAACCATCTCAACAATGCTCCAGTCAGTTCGTTAACCCTGGATGAACAAGACCTATCAGTGAGAAAGCTAACTGAATATCAAGCACATCTTCACACTCTTCAAAAAGAGAAG TCTGACCGCCTTCATAAGGTTTTGGAATGTGTAAATGAGGTTCATTCTCTTTGCGGTGTGCTTGGCTTGGATTTTGGTCAGACTGTAAGTGAAGTGGATCCTAGTTTGCACAGGACAAGCATAGAACAGTCCACAAACATCAGCAATAGCACATTTGAAGGCCTAGAACAGACCATTCAGAAGTTGAAAACAGAAAGGAAAGCTCGAATCCAGAAG CTAAAAGATATTGTAGCGTCACTCCTTGAACTTTGGAATTTGATGGACTCatcaagagaagaaagaagtaaattttcaagaattactttaattcttGGAAATTCAGAACCAGAAATTACAGAACCAGGCTTTCTTTCAACAGATATTATTGAACAG GCATCGGCAGAAGTGGAAAGACTCACTGAATTGAAAGCAAGCAGAATGAAAGAACTTGTTATGAAAAGGAGGTCAGAATTGGAGGAAATGTGCAGAATGGCTCATATTGAACCTGATACAAGTACATCTGCTGAGAAATCAAATGCATTGATAGATTCTG GTCTCGTAGATCCATCTGAACTTCTGGCGAACATAGAAGCACAGATAGTCAAAGCTAAAGAAGAGGCTCTGAGCCGGAAAGAAATAATGGATAGGATAGATCGGTGGCTATTTGCATGTGAAGAGGAAAATTGGCTTGAAGACTACAATCAA GATGAGAACCGGTACAGTGCAGGGAGAGGTGCTCACATTAACCTTAAACGGGCAGAACGAGCTAGAGTGACTGTTAACAAAATTCCAG CAATTGTTGACAATTTGATAAACAAAACGCTGGCCTGGGAAGATGAGAAAAAGATGTTATTCCTTTATGATGGG GCACGACTGGTGTCGATACTGGAGGATTACAAAGTGAGTAGGCAGcaaaaggaagaggagaagaagagatcTAGG GACCAAAAGAAGCTCCAAGATCTGCTCCTCACAGAAAAAGAAGCCATGTATGGGTCTAGACCTAGTCCTAGAAAAAGTACCAGCTTTAGGAAGCCAAATGGATATCGCCCAAATGGGAATGGATCAATGACTCCTACACCTCGTCGGAATTCAGTTGGCAGTGGAACTCCTGAGCTCTTAACACCCCGATCTTACTCTGGGCGGCAAAATGGATATTTCAAGGAAATGAGAAGATTGTCTACTACACCACTGAACTTTGTGGCCGTATCAAAAGAAGATACAATGTCATATGCGTCTGTTTGTGGTTCTGTGCTGGGATCGCCCCCTCATGATTGA
- the LOC117623766 gene encoding IAA-alanine resistance protein 1 encodes MAFCTKGTVLVVALVLGLCLDLSFASGSCASAAHESPHHHHQCDHGHDHDHDHDHHGESLLGSKLPEELAEEEDMKLYGFGFDQHGQDHGHDHEHFGALQLSVTGLWFHSLGCSLLVSMASLICLIILPVIFVQGKPSKAVVDSLALFGAGAMLGDAFLHQLPHAFGGGHSSSHDDHVGHSHHDHIGHEHSHSHSLKDLSVGLSILAGIVLFLLVEKLVRYVEENSGGSSAWSHGHHHHHHKTNKKLKDDNDSHDDLQSESSSGKDGRKLKMSSEEEAAAEVSNDSLMENNRHDSHIRKRNITTGDKQDVAAADDSNCDAKSSDGEPTRSPSNLVFGYLNLFSDGVHNFTDGMALGSAFLLHGSVGGWSRTLFLLAHEIPQEVGDFGILVRSGFTVSKALFFNFLSALVALVGTAMALLLGKNPGQSSLIEGFTAGGFIYIAVAGVLAEMNNNGSSSLKSTAFQLTALILGMGVALCISLFE; translated from the exons ATGGCGTTTTGTACGAAAGGTACGGTCTTGGTTGTTGCTTTGGTTCTTGGGCTCTGTTTGGATCTGAGTTTTGCTTCTGGGTCTTGTGCATCGGCGGCTCACGAGTctcctcaccaccaccaccagtgCGATCATGGGCATGACCACGACCACGACCACGACCACCACGGGGAGAGCTTGTTGGGGTCAAAGCTTCCTGAGGAATTGGCTGAGGAGGAGGATATGAAATTGTACGGATTTGGATTTGATCAACATGGCCAGGATCATGGTCATGATCACGAGCATTTTGGTGCTTTGCAGCTCTCAGTTACCG gtCTCTGGTTTCATTCCTTGGGCTGCTCGCTTTTGGTGAGTATGGCTTCCCTTATTTGCCTGATTATCTTGCCAGTAATATTCG TACAGGGGAAACCATCCAAGGCAGTTGTTGATTCGTTGGCTTTATTTGGG GCTGGAGCTATGTTAGGGGATGCTTTCCTTCATCAATTACCACATGCTTTTG GTGGAGGACACTCCAGCTCACATGACGACCATGTAGGCCATTCCCATCATGATCATATTGGACATGAGCATTCACATTCACATTCTTTGAAAGATCTTTCTGTAGGATTATCCATCCTGG CGGGAATTGTATTATTTCTTCTGGTAGAAAAGTTGGTGAGGTATGTTGAGGAAAACTCTGGAGGAAGTAGTGCATGGAGTCATggtcatcatcaccatcatcataaGACCAACAAGAAATTGAAAGATGATAATGATTCTCATGATGACTTGCAGTCAGAATCTTCCAGTGGAAAAGATGGAAGGAAGCTGAAGATGTCATCTGAAGAAGAGGCGGCAGCTGAAGTTTCAAATGATTCTTTGATGGAAAATAATCGACATGACTCTCATATTCGTAAG AGAAACATTACGACTGGTGATAAACAAGACGTAGCTGCTGCAGATGACTCCAACTGTGATGCTAAGTCCTCAGATGGAGAACCTACTCGATCACCATCAAATCTTGTGTTTGGTTATCTCAATCTCTTCTCTGATGGTGTt CACAATTTTACGGATGGGATGGCTTTAGGAAGTGCTTTTCTGCTTCATGGATCTGTCGGTGGGTGGTCTAGAACACTATTCTTGCTTGCCCACGAGATTCCTCAAGAG GTTGGTGATTTTGGTATTCTTGTAAGGTCTGGTTTCACTGTCTCCAAAGCTCTGTTTTTCAACTTTCTCTCAGCACTTGTGGCACTAGTTGGAACCGCAATG GCTCTGCTTTTGGGCAAGAATCCAGGACAGTCATCTTTGATTGAG GGATTTACAGCTGGTGGATTTATATACATTGCTGTTGCTGGAGTGCTTGCAGAAATGAACAACAATGGCAGCTCATCATTGAAAAGCACGGCATTCCAATTAACTGCATTGATACTCGGCATGGGAGTTGCCCTTTgtatttctctttttgaatga
- the LOC117623784 gene encoding uncharacterized protein LOC117623784 isoform X2, which translates to MNNISMGFSCGDDFEVEESEVALLDETREKQQHSSWGCGMEAPHNHVQLEVDFQFWPVEHPLEPPDEDRPVKCPMPDSSVINDGGRQEKRSSESSAMRKRTEVSSAAAATYSKPRMDQMVVAVAEPPPAVRAVRKRHHNTLTRGDHIISPLRRMPPIPSLPTQSITIFQMLQQLDKFES; encoded by the exons ATGAACAACATCTCTATGGGATTTTCATGTGGGGATGATTTT GAAGTAGAGGAAAGTGAAGTTGCTCTTTTAGATGAAACGAGGGAGAAGCAGCAACACAGCAGCTGGGGGTGTGGTATGGAAGCTCCTCATAATCATGTGCAGCTTGAAGTCGACTTCCAGTTCTGGCCAGTAGAACATCCTTTGGAGCCACCCGATGAAGATCGCCCTGTCAAATGCCCCATGCCCGACTCTTCTGTTATCAAT GATGGAGGAAGGCAGGAGAAAAGGTCGTCAGAGAGCAGCGCCATGCGTAAGAGAACAGAAGTATCATCTGCTGCTGCAGCAACTTATAGCAAACCAAGAATGGATCAGATGGTGGTGGCAGTGGCAGAGCCGCCTCCAGCTGTTCGAGCAGTGCGTAAGAGGCATCACAACACTCTCACCCGCGGCGACCATATAATATCACCGCTAAGGCGAATGCCACCCATTCCTTCTCTCCCAACCCAGAGCATTACCATCTTTCAAATGCTTCAGCAGTTAGACAAGTTCGAGTCTTGA
- the LOC117623784 gene encoding uncharacterized protein LOC117623784 isoform X1 — MNNISMGFSCGDDFEVEESEVALLDETREKQQHSSWGCGMEAPHNHVQLEVDFQFWPVEHPLEPPDEDRPVKCPMPDSSVINIDIVSCKMHLQDGGRQEKRSSESSAMRKRTEVSSAAAATYSKPRMDQMVVAVAEPPPAVRAVRKRHHNTLTRGDHIISPLRRMPPIPSLPTQSITIFQMLQQLDKFES, encoded by the exons ATGAACAACATCTCTATGGGATTTTCATGTGGGGATGATTTT GAAGTAGAGGAAAGTGAAGTTGCTCTTTTAGATGAAACGAGGGAGAAGCAGCAACACAGCAGCTGGGGGTGTGGTATGGAAGCTCCTCATAATCATGTGCAGCTTGAAGTCGACTTCCAGTTCTGGCCAGTAGAACATCCTTTGGAGCCACCCGATGAAGATCGCCCTGTCAAATGCCCCATGCCCGACTCTTCTGTTATCAAT ATTGATATTGTCTCATGTAAAATGCATTTACAGGATGGAGGAAGGCAGGAGAAAAGGTCGTCAGAGAGCAGCGCCATGCGTAAGAGAACAGAAGTATCATCTGCTGCTGCAGCAACTTATAGCAAACCAAGAATGGATCAGATGGTGGTGGCAGTGGCAGAGCCGCCTCCAGCTGTTCGAGCAGTGCGTAAGAGGCATCACAACACTCTCACCCGCGGCGACCATATAATATCACCGCTAAGGCGAATGCCACCCATTCCTTCTCTCCCAACCCAGAGCATTACCATCTTTCAAATGCTTCAGCAGTTAGACAAGTTCGAGTCTTGA
- the LOC117623775 gene encoding putative clathrin assembly protein At1g25240 — MKMKLWKKAAGLIKDRNSIWVASISRRTSYRNPDLEAIIIKATSHDETHVDYKNFHRVYQWVRTSPLYLKPLLWALSTRMAKTRSWVVALKGLMLMHGVFCCKIPSVQKIGRLPFDLSNFSDGHSKSAKIWACDALVRAYFTYLDQRSAFFSTLVIKKNKGDQEEPALLEELGRLQKWQSLLDILLQIKPELNLTISTHNNNNNSNTTTNNKVYLISEAMICLLTEIFDVYSRVCKGIARTLLKIYAAPGKQEAQLALGVVQKAAVQGEDLSLYLEFCTELGILSATDCPKVEQIPEEDIRDLQRIINEASVRNENRDVKNGVVDHAQEEEEEDKAIVMMRQRESSRGRNKIMVYDQQQTASKRAFQTIITDKWEVFEEDLISWVSVDTTGFSDVSGNTTITTSTPSSAVGAQYRNPFAAASSNMMIPYNAPAHNQVLPDLISF, encoded by the coding sequence atgaaaatgaaactgTGGAAAAAGGCTGCCGGGCTTATCAAAGACCGGAACAGCATATGGGTGGCCAGCATCTCCAGACGGACCTCGTACCGGAACCCGGATCTCGAGGCCATCATCATCAAGGCCACCAGCCACGACGAAACCCACGTCGATTACAAGAACTTCCATAGAGTCTACCAATGGGTTCGCACATCTCCTCTCTACCTCAAGCCCCTCCTTTGGGCTCTCTCTACCCGCATGGCCAAGACTCGCTCTTGGGTTGTCGCTCTCAAAGGCCTCATGCTCATGCACGGCGTTTTCTGTTGCAAAATCCCATCCGTTCAGAAGATTGGCAGGCTGCCTTTTGATCTCTCCAATTTCTCCGACGGCCATTCCAAGTCCGCCAAGATATGGGCTTGTGATGCCCTGGTTCGCGCCTATTTTACATATTTGGACCAAAGATCCGCCTTTTTTAGTACGTTGGTGATCAAGAAGAACAAGGGCGATCAGGAGGAGCCTGCATTGTTGGAAGAGCTCGGGAGATTGCAAAAGTGGCAATCTTTGCTTGACATCCTTCTTCAGATCAAACCAGAGCTGAACTTGACGATCAGCACtcataacaacaacaacaacagcaacaccaccaccaacaacaagGTTTATCTCATTTCCGAAGCCATGATTTGTTTGCTCACAGAGATCTTCGACGTGTATAGCAGGGTTTGCAAAGGGATCGCCCGAACGCTTTTGAAGATATACGCGGCTCCTGGCAAGCAAGAGGCACAGCTAGCGCTTGGGGTTGTTCAGAAGGCAGCAGTTCAAGGAGAGGATCTCTCCTTGTACCTTGAATTTTGCACGGAATTGGGCATCCTCAGCGCCACGGATTGTCCTAAAGTTGAGCAGATTCCGGAAGAAGATATTAGAGACCTCCAACGGATAATCAATGAAGCTTCAGTGAGAAACGAAAACAGAGACGTGAAAAATGGGGTTGTCGATCATGcacaggaggaggaggaggaggacaAGGCCATTGTGATGATGAGACAAAGAGAAAGCAGCAGGggtagaaataaaataatggttTATGATCAGCAGCAAACGGCATCAAAGAGGGCCTTCCAGACAATCATCACAGACAAATGGGAGGTCTTTGAAGAAGATTTGATCAGCTGGGTCAGCGTAGATACGACTGGTTTCTCTGATGTGAGCGGCAATACCACTATTACAACAAGTACACCGAGTAGTGCTGTGGGTGCACAATACAGAAACCCTTTTGCTGCAGCCTCTTCAAATATGATGATACCTTATAATGCACCTGCACATAACCAAGTTCTTCCAGATTTGATTAGTTTCTGA
- the LOC117615442 gene encoding protein BASIC PENTACYSTEINE2-like — protein MDDDALNMRNWGYYEPSFKGHLGLQLMSSMAERDTKAFVPGRDPAVMVSSNGAFHPRDCVVSDAPVPLNYMRDSWVNQRDKFLNMMPANPNYAVLPETSGAHSLQILQPPDSSRDERVARIEEPVANKEGGPSKKRGGGGAPKTPKVKKPRKPKDNNNPSVPRVKPAKKSLDVVINGINMDISGIPIPVCSCTGAPQQCYRWGCGGWQSACCTTNVSMYPLPMSTKRRGARIAGRKMSQGAFKKVLEKLAAEGYNFANPIDLRGHWARHGTNKFVTIR, from the coding sequence ATGGATGATGATGCATTGAACATGCGCAATTGGGGCTATTATGAGCCGTCTTTTAAAGGCCATCTTGGCCTGCAGCTCATGTCAAGCATGGCAGAGCGCGACACAAAAGCTTTTGTCCCTGGGCGTGATCCCGCAGTCATGGTTAGCTCCAATGGAGCCTTTCATCCTCGGGATTGTGTTGTATCAGATGCTCCTGTTCCACTGAACTATATGAGGGACAGTTGGGTAAACCAGAGAGATAAGTTTCTCAATATGATGCCTGCCAATCCTAACTATGCTGTTCTGCCAGAAACTTCAGGAGCTCACTCCTTGCAGATCTTACAGCCACCTGATTCGTCAAGGGATGAGAGGGTGGCTAGAATAGAAGAGCCAGTTGCCAATAAGGAAGGTGGCCCATCAAAGAAAAGAGGCGGTGGGGGTGCAccaaaaaccccaaaagtGAAAAAGCCCAGGAAGCCAAAAGATAATAACAATCCTTCGGTTCCTCGTGTGAAGCCAGCAAAGAAGAGTTTGGATGTTGTGATAAACGGGATTAATATGGATATTTCAGGTATTCCAATTCCCGTCTGCTCATGCACTGGAGCTCCACAACAGTGTTATAGGTGGGGCTGTGGTGGTTGGCAATCTGCTTGTTGCACCACAAACGTATCTATGTACCCTTTGCCAATGAGTACTAAGCGACGCGGGGCAAGGATAGCTGGAAGGAAAATGAGTCAGGGTGCTTTCAAGAAGGTGTTGGAGAAGCTTGCAGCTGAAGGTTATAATTTTGCTAACCCAATTGATCTGAGGGGTCATTGGGCAAGACATGGTACCAACAAGTTCGTCACAATCAGGTAG
- the LOC117617750 gene encoding PHD finger protein MALE STERILITY 1, with amino-acid sequence MTSHLDFSGCKKRKRGERVFRFKSFGENGYPVGFVGSSFRENVKALLEYGHVEGGSLCSTSSTGMKCWSFQLQVHRHAPAHVVLFVVEEPIEASLNRHCKQCQYVGWGQHMVCNKKYHFVLPSADTTVAAAACLNCKGSKVSSSVGNGGTAAINGNAGNSSNSLVELDGHMMHGVFHSNGFGHLLCVNGLETGSDLAGHQILEFWDRLCTGLRARKVSLNDVSQKRGMELRLIHGVAYSEPWFGRWGYKFGRASFCVTQQMYQKAIEALQGMPLCLLIHDHLATSNHDIPLIFSRYHTLSDNSLVTLGDLFHFMLELKSRLPPTDQNSCIDSSYNPAMLVETNCRWSPKRVEMATRVIVEALKRAQFRWVSRQEVRDAARAYIGDTGLLDFVLKSLGNHIVGNYLVRRTLNPVTKVLEYCLEDISNHVSPNNQDGLLRNNPKMKAAWYKISKFQLMKDMFYLYKHILKDQKLSTGIFSAIPMAVRIIIDSKYLVKDYCGGEVPMEVELGLQGKSNIYCTVVLTHPDDEELDHDQNYNKIISNNATLPPYECLTLKNNATVEELKKEVESNFREIYWGLRGFVVETIGNFGNLKNAKGTDMVFGLVEAGQKIVVEGSNKDMRGLVKQEMYECGRREYVVDCPCGAKEDDGERMVGCDICEVRQHTLCVRIPNNEQVPHIFLCNRCEGEIILLPSP; translated from the exons ATGACGTCCCATTTAGACTTTAGTGGGtgcaagaagaggaagagaggtGAGAGGGTGTTTAGGTTCAAGAGCTTCGGAGAAAATGGGTACCCAGTTGGGTTTGTTGGGTCGTCATTTAGGGAAAATGTAAAGGCCCTCCTTGAATACGGGCATGTGGAGGGTGGTAGCCTATGCAGCACTAGTTCTACTGGAATGAAGTGTTGGTCATTTCAGCTTCAAGTCCATCGCCATGCTCCTGCCCACGTCGTGCTCTTTGTCGTTGAAGAACCTATCGAGGCATCGCTCAATCGCCATTGCAAGCAATGCCAATATGTCG GCTGGGGGCAGCATATGGTTTGCAATAAGAAGTACCACTTTGTGTTGCCTTCCGCGGACACAACGGTGGCAGCGGCAGCTTGCTTGAATTGCAAAGGTAGCAAAGTCTCCTCCTCCGTTGGCAATGGGGGCACCGCGGCAATTAATGGTAATGCGGGTAATTCATCCAATAGTTTAGTGGAATTAGACGGTCATATGATGCACGGTGTGTTTCACTCTAACGGCTTCGGGCATTTGCTGTGTGTCAATGGGCTGGAAACCGGTTCCGACTTGGCTGGACACCAGATCCTTGAATTTTGGGATCGTTTATGCACCGGATTGCGAGCAAG GAAAGTGAGTTTGAATGACGTTTCACAGAAGAGAGGCATGGAGTTGAGGCTAATCCATGGAGTAGCATACAGCGAGCCATGGTTTGGTCGTTGGGGTTACAAATTCGGGCGTGCAAGTTTTTGTGTCACTCAGCAAATGTACCAAAAAGCCATTGAAGCACTACAAGGCATGCCCTTATGCTTGCTTATCCACGACCATCTTGCCACTTCCAACCATGACATTCCTCTCATCTTCTCAAGGTATCACACTCTGTCAGACAATTCTTTGGTCACTCTTGGTGACCTTTTCCATTTCATGCTAGAGCTCAAGTCCCGGTTGCCGCCCACAGACCAAAATTCATGCATTGATTCCTCCTATAACCCGGCAATGTTGGTGGAAACAAATTGTAGATGGTCCCCGAAAAGAGTTGAAATGGCGACTCGGGTGATTGTGGAGGCCTTGAAGAGGGCTCAGTTTAGGTGGGTGTCTAGGCAAGAAGTTAGGGACGCCGCTCGTGCCTATATAGGCGACACGGGGTTGTTAGATTTCGTGTTGAAGTCGTTGGGGAACCACATTGTGGGAAATTACCTGGTTCGCCGCACCTTAAACCCGGTGACTAAAGTTCTTGAGTATTGCTTGGAAGATATCTCCAATCATGTGTCCCCTAATAACCAAGATGGCTTGCTCAGGAACAATCCGAAAATGAAAGCTGCGTGGTACAAGATTTCGAAATTCCAGTTAATGAAGGACATGTTCTACTTGTACAAGCACATCCTCAAAGACCAGAAGCTCAGCACAGGGATCTTTTCAGCCATACCAATGGCTGTAAGGATCATTATTGACTCCAAGTACCTTGTGAAGGATTATTGTGGTGGTGAGGTGCCTATGGAGGTTGAACTAGGCCTTCAAGGCAAGTCAAACATCTACTGCACCGTGGTGCTAACACACCCCGATGACGAAGAGCTTGATCATGATCAAAACTATAATAAGATTATAAGCAACAATGCAACATTGCCACCCTACGAGTGCCTCACGCTGAAGAACAATGCGACAGTTGAAGAGCTCAAGAAAGAAGTGGAAAGCAATTTCAGGGAGATTTACTGGGGATTGAGGGGGTTTGTGGTGGAAACAATTggaaattttggaaatttgaaGAATGCGAAGGGGACAGATATGGTTTTTGGGTTGGTTGAGGCGGGTCAGAAGATTGTGGTTGAAGGAAGCAACAAAGATATGAGAGGGCTTGTAAAACAGGAGATGTATGAATGTGGGCGGAGGGAGTATGTTGTGGATTGCCCTTGTGGTGCCAAGGAAGATGATGGGGAGAGAATGGTGGGTTGTGATATATGTGAAGTCAGGCAGCATACGCTTTGTGTTCGAATACCAAACAATGAACAAGTGCCTCATATATTTCTCTGCAATCGATGTGAAGGAGAAATCATACTTTTGCCTTCTCCATAG
- the LOC117616274 gene encoding zinc finger protein SHOOT GRAVITROPISM 5 — protein MLDNHTASSSAAPSSSSHDALENGGATHKRKRRPAGTPDPDAEVVSLSPKTLLESDRYVCEICNQGFQRDQNLQMHRRRHKVPWKLLKREIAQDQVIKKRVFVCPEPSCLHHDPCHALGDLVGIKKHFRRKHSNHKQWVCDKCSKGYAVQSDYKAHLKTCGTRGHSCDCGRVFSRVESFIEHQDTCTVRHVVRPEFQAALQPACSSRTASSTSPSSDTNFSINNNNNNNVPQVLPGFPLRPNPTHHHDHQREHALNNPYSTCNQQQQQQQVRNNILELQLLPSSNTHTTSPPNLDEKHATHLKLSIGSSSCDQRGDEKNDQTSQPSSSGIRRSSSNAEKMDGARPTLEVARLKEFASEELKLAMAEKAYAEDARREAKRQIEMAELEFTNAKRMRQQALAELEKAQFLKEQAMKKISSAILQITCQACKQHFHASATTAVGPSDETSLAMSYMSSATTEGEGDHDQ, from the exons ATGTTGGACAACCACACTGCTTCTTCCTCTGCTGCTCCGTCTTCTTCCTCTCATGATGCCTTAGAAAATGGAGGAGCCactcacaaaagaaaaagaagaccaGCTGGCACACCAg ATCCGGATGCAGAAGTTGTGTCTCTGTCTCCCAAGACCTTGCTGGAATCAGACCGGTACGTATGCGAGATCTGCAACCAAGGATTTCAGAGAGATCAGAACCTGCAGATGCACAGGCGACGGCACAAGGTGCCGTGGAAATTGCTAAAGAGAGAAATTGCTCAAGATCAGGTCATCAAGAAAAGGGTGTTTGTCTGCCCGGAGCCCAGCTGTCTGCACCATGACCCTTGCCACGCCCTGGGCGATCTTGTTGGGATTAAGAAGCACTTCAGAAGAAAACACAGCAATCACAAGCAGTGGGTGTGCGACAAGTGCTCCAAAGGCTATGCGGTTCAATCTGATTACAAAGCCCATCTCAAAACCTGTGGCACCAGAGGACATTCTTGTGACTGTGGCCGTGTGTTTTCCAG AGTGGAAAGTTTCATAGAGCACCAAGACACTTGCACAGTCCGACACGTCGTCCGGCCAGAATTCCAGGCGGCACTGCAGCCGGCCTGCTCGTCTCGAACCGCATCGAGCACCAGCCCCTCCAGCGACACCAATTTCagcatcaacaacaacaataataataatgtgccacaagtcttgcctggTTTCCCATTGCGGCCAAACCCAACTCACCATCACGATCATCAGCGTGAGCATGCTCTTAATAATCCTTACAGTACTTGtaatcagcagcagcagcagcaacaagtCCGTAATAATATTCTGGAACTTCAGCTCCTTCCATCCTCCAACACCCACACTACCTCCCCACCAAATTTAGACGAAAAACACGCAACCCATTTGAAGCTTTCCATTGGCTCATCGTCATGTGATCAGCGCGGTGATGAAAAGAACGATCAAACAAGCCAGCCCAGTTCATCAGGTATAAGAAGAAGCTCTTCAAATGCTGAGAAGATGGACGGTGCTAGGCCCACGTTGGAAGTGGCAAGGTTGAAAGAGTTCGCGAGCGAGGAGTTAAAGCTGGCCATGGCTGAAAAGGCGTACGCCGAAGACGCTAGGCGAGAAGCCAAACGGCAAATAGAGATGGCTGAGCTGGAGTTTACCAACGCCAAGAGAATGAGGCAACAAGCCCTGGCTGAACTGGAGAAGGCTCAGTTCCTCAAAGAGCAGGCCATGAAGAAAATAAGCTCCGCCATTTTGCAAATCACTTGTCAAGCTTGCAAGCAACACTTCCATGCTTCTGCAACTACAGCCGTGGGACCCTCTGATGAGACCTCTCTTGCCATGAGTTACATGTCCTCCGCCACAACCGAAGGAGAAGGAGATCACGATCAATGA